The segment AAGCCTATTGGAATGTGGCCGGCATTGAAAGTGAAAACTCAAAGTGGGTGGAAATTTACGGCAATGAGGCCTATGATAATACGGGAGGTATTTTAGTTTTTGATTTGCCCGGCCTGACTACGTATGGCCATACTACCAAAGTGTATAACAATACGGTGCGCAGCAACAACCACACAAATTTTGCCCAAAAGGGAAATGTAGTGGCCAGTATTCCACCAGGTTCGGGCATGATGATATTGGCCACCAATACCGTTGACATTTACGATAACGATTTTATCAACAACCGGTCGGTAGGCATAGCAGTAGTAAGCTATGAATTGGTGGCTGCATTGAATGCCGGGGAGCAGGAGCAGGAAAATGCTATTGGGGGCGTGCAAACGGTAGACAATCGTTTTCGTGAAGATTCGCTGTATAATCCCTATCCTTACAATGTTAAAATCCGCAACAATCGTTTTTCAAATAAACATTGGTTTCCAACAATGGAGAGCGACATTGGTAAACTGCTGTTGATGAAATCGTTTTTTAATCCGCCCGACATTATCTATGATGGCATTGAAGATCCGGATCGCAAAGACCGAAATATTTGCGTGGGTGAAAACGGTAAGCTTACATTCATTAACCTGGATGCAGGAAATGATTTCAAAGGTCTTTCAAAAGATGTAACGCCATTTAAGTGTAATTAAGCAGTTGGTATGATTCGCTGGGTAGGTTTGCTTGTTCTGGCGCTGGTGGCCTGTCAGCCAAAGCAGCAACAGGTTGTTGTGGTGGAAGAAGTATCCTTGGGTACTAATGTTCAGGCGATTGGCAAAGAAAAGCTATCCGATTACAAGTTTTTTATTGAGCCCTTAAAAGAGCTTACACCTGTGCCCGGTGTCATTCATTACGAATTGAATTCACCGCTCTTCACGGACTATGCCTTTAAAAAGCGTTTTATAAAATTTCCGGAAGGCACCAGCGCACGCTTCAGTGCCGATGATGTGTTGGATTTTCCCGAAGGCACAGTGCTGATT is part of the Cyclobacteriaceae bacterium genome and harbors:
- a CDS encoding right-handed parallel beta-helix repeat-containing protein, with the translated sequence MKKFQLGLIALVICTACSESPKEPIVWKSIEKDLQAQFILAQDGDVIELPEGNFMFTRTLSMDGKSNITIRGKGMDKTILSWKNQAEGAQGLQVSNGKNIVLEDFSVEDAKGDNLKVNDTDGIVLRRIRSVWADGPKTENGAYALYPVLCKNVLMEDCIAMGSSDAGIYVGQSDSVIIRNNKAYWNVAGIESENSKWVEIYGNEAYDNTGGILVFDLPGLTTYGHTTKVYNNTVRSNNHTNFAQKGNVVASIPPGSGMMILATNTVDIYDNDFINNRSVGIAVVSYELVAALNAGEQEQENAIGGVQTVDNRFREDSLYNPYPYNVKIRNNRFSNKHWFPTMESDIGKLLLMKSFFNPPDIIYDGIEDPDRKDRNICVGENGKLTFINLDAGNDFKGLSKDVTPFKCN